The window ACTTTCGGTATAAAATTTTGATTTAAAAGATTTATACTACTTTAGCAAAACTTTAAGTTGACAAATAAATGCAGGAAAAAACAGCAGCACAATCACGATCGATAGGTAAAATTCCAAGGGCAGTACCATTCATTATAGGCAATGAATTTGCAGAGCGTTTCAGTTTTTACGGAATGCGGAGTATCCTGGCTGTTTTTTTAGTTCACCAGTTTTTCAGCCATGAAAATTCGGTTGAAGCCAATGCCCACTCCAATAGTATCAACCATATGTTTTCTACCCTGGTTTATGCTACACCCCTGCTTGGAGCCATCCTTGCCGACTGGTTTTTTGGCAAATACCGCGTTATCCTCATCGGGTCGCTTATTTATACCATCGGGCACTTCCTTTTATCAATGTTTGATACCAACCTGGCCGGCTTCCAAACCGGCTTAATTATTATAGCATTTTCTGCAGGCGCCATCAAATCGTGCGTATCGGCCAACGTTGGCGATCAGTTTGACCATAGCAATCAACACCTCATGAGCACCATTTACAGCTGGTTTTACTTCAGCATCAATGCAGGCTCGATGGTAAGCTTATTCCTGATCCCTTTAATTTACGATAAATTTGGCGCCGCCTGGGCATTTGGCGTACCGGGTATATTAATGGCATTGGCCACTTTAATATTTTTCTCGGGCAGCAAAAGCTATGTAAAGCTTCCGGCCAAGGGCATTAACAAAGATAATTTTGTATCAGTAAGCTTTTACACGTTAATGTGTAAGCTAAGCCCAAAAGCACCGGGAACAGCCTGGGAACAAGCCGAAGCCAAATACGGGTATGATAAAGTTGATGGCATTAAAGCTGTTTGGCGCATTATGGCTGTATTTGCTTTTATCCCGGTTTTTTGGTCGTTATGGGATATGAATAGTGCCGAGTGGGTACTGCAATCTACCCAGCTCGATTTAAACCTGGGTATTTTTGGCTGGAAAATTCTGCCATCTCAAATACAAACAGTAAACGCAGTTTTCCTGTTGGCAATGATACCGCTCTTCAATTTCTTTTTGTATCCGTTAGCAACAAAACTGGGCTTAAAGCTAACCCCGCTTCGTAAAATAGGCTTTGGTTTATTGGTTACCGCGGGTAGCTTTTTAATCATCGCCTTACTACAGGAAAAGGTTGATAAAGGCTTGCATCCTTCTGTTTGGTGGCAAATTTTTGCTTATGCCATATTATCAGCAGGCGAAGTATTGGTTTCATTAGTAGGGCTGGAATACGCATATACCCAATCGCCAGTATCAATGAAGAGCACCATGACCGCTATCTGGTATTTTACTTACTCGGTAGGCTCGTTCTTCAATACCATTGTTAATAACAGTATTGCAAACCATGGCTATTTTGCCCGCTTTACAGGTGCATCTTTCTTTTGGTTATTCACAGGCATCTGCCTTGGCTTTTTTGTAGTGTTTCTTTTTGTAAGCCCGAGATTAAGGGAGAAAGCTTACCTGGTAGATGATGTATTAGCCAAAGGATTGGATATTCATGACGATAAAGTAACTCCAATTCATCCTGATAACCCAATTGTATAATAAAATCCGTTGTTTTGTGTTTTATTTCATCAAACATCAGAAATAGCGCGTGCCAGATAGTATTATAATTATACCAACTTATAACGAGAAGGAGAATATTGAGCGGATGATCCGTAAAATATTTTACCTCCCGCATGATTTTCATTTGCTCATCATCGATGACGGATCGCCGGACGGCACCAACGTCATCGTTAAAAATTTAATGAACGTATACCCCGAGCAGCTTTTTATAGTAGAGCGGGCGGGGAAACAGGGCTTAGGCACTGCGTACATTCATGGTTTTAAATGGGCTATTGCGCGCCATTACGACTATATTTTTGAAATGGATGCCGATTTCTCGCACAACCCGGATGATTTGCTAAAACTGCGGCAAGCCTGTATTGATGGGGCCGATGCAGCTATCGGTTCGCGCTATAGTACAGGGGTAAACGTGGTAAACTGGCCCATGAGCCGGGTACTCATGAGTTATTTTGCATCGGTATACGTGCGTTTTATTACCGGGATAGATGTTGCCGATTCGACAGCCGGATTCATGTGCTACAAACGCAAGGTACTGGAAACCATCGAGCTTGATAAGATAAAATTCGTGGGCTACGCCTTCCAGATCGAAATGAAATACACCACGGTTAAACATGGCTTTAAACTGGTAGAAGTACCCATTATATTCATCAACCGCACCCTTGGCACATCCAAAATGTCGTCGGGCATATTTGGCGAAGCTATTTTTGGCGTAATAAAAATGAAACTCAACAGCATTTTCAGGAAATACCCGGAGGGATGATCTTGAGGTGAAAGGTGAAAGGTGAAAGGTGAAAGGTGAAAGGTGATCAACCAAGGCAAAACCCAATGCTTCGTTTTTAAGTTTTACCTTATTAAAGGGAGTTGCCCGCCTTTGGGCTTTATCTTTCAGCTATAAAAGAAACCTTTGACTTTTCGCCTTTTGCCCTTCACCTAAAAATTCTTTCAGCTATAAAAGAAACCTTTGACCTTTCTCCTTTAGCCTTTCACCTAAAAAATCTTTCGCTTTCATCTAAAAAAAGCTAATTTCGTTGGTAATGAACGAGCACCTTGATCCGGCACCGGAACGCCTCAGCAATACCGAGCGTGATATCGAAAAAGTTTTACGTCCGCAGCAGTTTGAGGATTTTACCGGTCAGCATAAAATATTAGCCAACTTAAAAATATTTGTACAGGCGGCCCGCCAACGCGGCGAGGCGCTTGATCACGTACTGCTGCACGGCCCTCCGGGGCTGGGCAAAACCACGCTATCGCATATCATCGCCAATGAAATGAGTGTAGGCATCAAGATAACATCAGGCCCGGTACTGGATAAACCCGGCGACCTGGCAGGCCTGCTTACCAACCTGGAAACAGGCGATATTCTTTTTATTGACGAGATACACCGTTTAAGCCCCCTGGT is drawn from Mucilaginibacter ginsenosidivorax and contains these coding sequences:
- a CDS encoding POT-type proton-dependent oligopeptide transporter; the protein is MQEKTAAQSRSIGKIPRAVPFIIGNEFAERFSFYGMRSILAVFLVHQFFSHENSVEANAHSNSINHMFSTLVYATPLLGAILADWFFGKYRVILIGSLIYTIGHFLLSMFDTNLAGFQTGLIIIAFSAGAIKSCVSANVGDQFDHSNQHLMSTIYSWFYFSINAGSMVSLFLIPLIYDKFGAAWAFGVPGILMALATLIFFSGSKSYVKLPAKGINKDNFVSVSFYTLMCKLSPKAPGTAWEQAEAKYGYDKVDGIKAVWRIMAVFAFIPVFWSLWDMNSAEWVLQSTQLDLNLGIFGWKILPSQIQTVNAVFLLAMIPLFNFFLYPLATKLGLKLTPLRKIGFGLLVTAGSFLIIALLQEKVDKGLHPSVWWQIFAYAILSAGEVLVSLVGLEYAYTQSPVSMKSTMTAIWYFTYSVGSFFNTIVNNSIANHGYFARFTGASFFWLFTGICLGFFVVFLFVSPRLREKAYLVDDVLAKGLDIHDDKVTPIHPDNPIV
- a CDS encoding polyprenol monophosphomannose synthase, whose protein sequence is MPDSIIIIPTYNEKENIERMIRKIFYLPHDFHLLIIDDGSPDGTNVIVKNLMNVYPEQLFIVERAGKQGLGTAYIHGFKWAIARHYDYIFEMDADFSHNPDDLLKLRQACIDGADAAIGSRYSTGVNVVNWPMSRVLMSYFASVYVRFITGIDVADSTAGFMCYKRKVLETIELDKIKFVGYAFQIEMKYTTVKHGFKLVEVPIIFINRTLGTSKMSSGIFGEAIFGVIKMKLNSIFRKYPEG